From Spirosoma aerolatum, one genomic window encodes:
- the rpsL gene encoding 30S ribosomal protein S12 encodes MPTIQQLVRKGREKLIDKSKSPALDACPQRRGVCTRVYTTTPKKPNSALRKVARVRLTNGREVNAYIPGEGHNLQEHSIVLIRGGRVKDLPGVRYHIVRGALDTAGVNGRLQSRSKYGAKRPKPGQAPAKGGKGAPPAKGKKK; translated from the coding sequence ATGCCTACTATACAACAATTAGTGCGTAAAGGGCGTGAAAAGCTGATCGACAAGTCGAAATCGCCAGCTTTAGATGCCTGCCCGCAACGTCGGGGTGTGTGCACACGTGTGTACACGACGACGCCGAAGAAGCCAAACTCGGCTCTTCGTAAAGTTGCCCGGGTTCGTTTAACAAACGGCCGGGAAGTGAACGCTTACATCCCAGGTGAAGGCCACAACCTGCAGGAGCACTCAATCGTGCTGATCCGGGGTGGCCGGGTAAAAGACCTGCCAGGTGTTCGTTACCACATCGTTCGGGGTGCCCTCGATACGGCTGGTGTAAACGGTCGTCTGCAAAGCCGTTCGAAATACGGTGCCAAACGGCCAAAACCAGGTCAGGCTCCAGCGAAAGGTGGCAAAGGCGCTCCTCCAGCAAAAGGTAAGAAGAAGTAA
- a CDS encoding ferritin-like domain-containing protein → MKKQQLKPGLSMLPGQLEPVWVGRRLFLRYAGALTAGGMLLAACGDEENPTTVTAPVDLGSGDTGILNYAYALEQLEAAFYTQVVASPFSGMTDAEKTLLTDIRDHEIVHREFFKAALGANAIGALTPNFTSVNFSDRASVLGTAKAFEDLGVSAYNGAGTLITNPDYITIAGKIVSVEARHAAAIRDLLNPKSADFAGDDVVDPTMGLDAANAPTVVLPIAQKYVKTQITANNLPK, encoded by the coding sequence ATGAAAAAACAACAGCTTAAACCAGGCTTGTCGATGTTGCCTGGCCAGTTAGAACCGGTATGGGTAGGGCGCCGTTTATTTTTACGCTATGCTGGTGCCTTAACGGCTGGCGGAATGCTTTTGGCAGCCTGTGGAGATGAAGAAAACCCAACTACAGTTACAGCGCCTGTCGATCTGGGTTCGGGCGATACAGGAATTTTAAATTATGCCTACGCACTTGAGCAGTTGGAAGCCGCTTTTTATACGCAGGTCGTTGCTTCACCTTTTAGTGGCATGACTGATGCTGAAAAAACCTTACTGACCGACATCCGCGATCACGAGATTGTACACCGCGAATTTTTCAAAGCAGCGTTGGGGGCTAATGCGATAGGGGCTTTAACACCCAACTTCACATCGGTCAATTTCTCGGATCGAGCCAGTGTTCTGGGAACCGCCAAAGCGTTTGAAGATTTAGGCGTATCGGCCTACAACGGAGCCGGAACCCTGATTACGAACCCTGATTATATAACGATTGCTGGAAAGATTGTATCGGTCGAAGCCCGCCATGCTGCGGCTATCCGGGACTTGCTCAATCCAAAATCAGCCGATTTTGCGGGCGATGATGTCGTAGATCCTACTATGGGGCTGGATGCAGCCAATGCACCAACGGTTGTTCTGCCTATAGCGCAGAAGTACGTTAAAACGCAAATCACCGCTAACAATCTTCCCAAGTAA
- a CDS encoding pyruvate carboxylase has translation MKEYIRPIKRLLVANRGEIAIRIMRAATELGITTVAVYTYEDRYSLHRYKADEAYQIGRDEDPLKPYLDVEGIILLAKRHKVDAIHPGYGFLSENVKLARRCREEGIIFVGPSPEAMDALGDKVRAKNLATTAGVPLIPDSREENMSPEFALTEAERIGFPVMVKAAAGGGGRGMRVVRNAEDFPKAFTEAKNEARNAFGDDTIFLEKFIEDPKHIEVQLLGDQHGNIVHLYERDCSVQRRFQKVVEVAPSFGLRQETKNKLYEYALQLGRAVEYSNAGTVEFLVDKNENIYFIEVNPRIQVEHTITEEVTGIDIVRTQILIAMGYRLSDNGIYINHQDEIPLNGYAIQCRITTEDPANGFKPDFGTITAYRNAAGFGIRLDEGSSYAGMKISPYFDSMIVKVSARGRTLKGACQRLMRALVEFRIRGVKTNIGFLENVIRNPIFQRGEARVSFIETHPELFNFRKPQDRSSRVLNYLAEVIVNGNPEVKKKDDSKIFRTPIVPTFDTYSPYPKGNRDRLKELGREKFSEWVRDQKCVLYTDTTFRDGHQSLLATRVRTQDLLKAAEGFAKKHPELFSMEVWGGATFDVAMRFLYESPWKRLAALREAMPNMLLQMLFRGSNAVGYSAYPDNLIEKFVEKSWETGIDVFRIFDSLNWVEAMKVSIRAVRERTDALCEAAICYTGDVLSPNQHKYTLQYYLDMARQLEDEGAHLLAIKDMAGLLKPLSAEVLVRELKKAVSIPIHLHTHDTAGIQAATYLKAIDSGVDIVDCALGALSGLTSQPNFNSVVAMMQGHERECPMDLSSLNDYSNYWEDVREYYYPFESGMKASSAEVYENEIPGGQYSNLKPQAIATGLGDKFETLKKNYSVANQLFGDIVKVTPSSKVVGDMAIFMTANNLTAKDVIDRGESLSFPESVKELMKGILGQPVGGFPEDIQRVVLKGETPITDRPNSHLKPIDFDADFKAFQAKYPLNDGFVDYLSYQMYPKVYDEYYKANEQYGNVSIIPTPAFFYGLKENEEILINIEEGKNILVRLLFKSEPDEFGMRTITFELNGQSRQVKVRDKASKVEKQQHAKVANAGDVGAPLQGRLTRILVKPGDVVKKNQPLFVIEAMKMESIVAASKEGTIATIKLKEGAVVEQDDCILEMA, from the coding sequence ATGAAAGAATACATCCGACCGATTAAACGTCTGCTTGTCGCCAACCGGGGCGAAATTGCTATCCGCATCATGCGGGCTGCTACCGAACTCGGCATTACAACGGTTGCCGTTTACACGTATGAAGACCGTTATTCGCTACACCGCTATAAAGCCGATGAGGCTTATCAGATCGGCCGCGATGAAGATCCGCTTAAACCGTATCTGGATGTTGAAGGAATTATTCTGCTGGCCAAACGGCACAAAGTCGATGCCATTCACCCCGGATATGGATTCCTGTCGGAAAATGTAAAGCTGGCCCGACGCTGTCGGGAGGAAGGAATTATATTCGTTGGGCCTTCGCCAGAGGCTATGGATGCCCTTGGCGATAAGGTTCGGGCGAAAAATCTGGCAACGACAGCTGGTGTTCCGCTAATCCCTGATTCGCGGGAAGAAAACATGTCGCCGGAGTTTGCGCTTACCGAAGCCGAACGCATTGGCTTTCCGGTAATGGTGAAAGCGGCTGCCGGTGGCGGTGGGCGCGGTATGCGCGTCGTTCGAAACGCTGAGGATTTTCCTAAAGCCTTTACCGAAGCGAAAAACGAAGCTCGTAATGCCTTTGGTGACGACACGATCTTCCTCGAAAAGTTCATTGAAGACCCCAAGCATATCGAGGTACAGTTGCTGGGCGATCAGCACGGAAACATTGTTCACCTCTATGAACGCGATTGTTCGGTACAACGGCGGTTTCAGAAAGTGGTCGAGGTGGCTCCGTCGTTTGGGCTAAGGCAGGAAACGAAAAATAAGCTCTATGAATATGCCCTGCAATTAGGCCGGGCCGTTGAGTACTCCAATGCCGGTACGGTTGAATTTCTGGTCGACAAAAATGAGAATATTTACTTCATTGAGGTTAACCCCCGTATTCAGGTCGAGCATACGATTACGGAAGAGGTAACTGGTATCGACATCGTCAGAACACAGATTCTGATTGCGATGGGCTATCGGCTTTCCGACAATGGCATCTACATCAATCATCAGGATGAAATTCCGCTGAACGGATACGCTATTCAGTGCCGAATTACGACTGAAGACCCCGCCAACGGTTTTAAGCCTGACTTTGGCACGATTACGGCCTATCGGAATGCGGCTGGTTTCGGTATCCGGCTCGATGAGGGAAGCAGCTACGCGGGCATGAAAATCTCGCCCTACTTCGACTCGATGATCGTAAAAGTCTCGGCGCGGGGACGGACGCTCAAAGGGGCCTGTCAGCGTCTGATGCGGGCATTGGTCGAGTTCCGAATTCGGGGCGTTAAAACGAATATCGGCTTTCTTGAAAACGTAATCCGTAACCCGATTTTCCAGCGGGGCGAAGCACGGGTATCGTTTATCGAGACGCACCCTGAACTGTTCAACTTCCGTAAGCCACAGGACCGTTCGTCGCGTGTATTGAACTACCTGGCCGAAGTAATTGTGAACGGCAATCCGGAAGTTAAAAAGAAAGATGACAGCAAGATTTTCCGAACGCCGATAGTCCCAACGTTCGATACGTATAGCCCATACCCGAAAGGGAACCGTGATCGGCTGAAAGAGTTGGGCCGTGAGAAGTTTAGTGAATGGGTACGGGATCAGAAATGTGTCTTATATACCGATACCACCTTCCGCGATGGTCACCAGTCACTACTGGCAACCCGGGTGCGGACGCAGGACTTACTGAAGGCAGCCGAAGGATTTGCCAAAAAACATCCCGAACTGTTTTCCATGGAAGTATGGGGGGGCGCTACCTTCGATGTGGCGATGCGTTTTCTGTACGAAAGCCCCTGGAAACGGCTGGCGGCCCTGCGCGAAGCCATGCCGAACATGCTCCTGCAAATGCTGTTCCGTGGCTCCAACGCCGTTGGTTACTCGGCCTACCCGGATAATCTGATCGAAAAGTTTGTCGAGAAGTCGTGGGAAACCGGCATCGATGTATTCCGCATTTTCGATTCGTTGAACTGGGTCGAAGCCATGAAAGTGAGTATCCGCGCCGTTCGTGAACGGACCGATGCGTTGTGTGAAGCGGCCATTTGCTACACTGGTGATGTGCTGTCTCCGAATCAACACAAATACACGCTTCAGTATTACCTCGACATGGCTCGTCAGCTTGAAGATGAGGGAGCACATTTGCTGGCTATCAAAGACATGGCTGGTTTGCTAAAACCCTTATCGGCTGAAGTGTTGGTTCGTGAACTGAAAAAAGCTGTAAGCATCCCGATTCATCTGCATACGCACGATACAGCGGGTATTCAGGCGGCTACATATTTGAAAGCCATCGATTCGGGAGTCGATATTGTTGACTGTGCATTGGGTGCTTTATCGGGATTAACGTCGCAGCCCAACTTCAACTCGGTGGTGGCTATGATGCAGGGCCACGAGCGTGAATGCCCCATGGACCTGTCGTCGCTGAACGATTACTCCAACTATTGGGAAGATGTTCGGGAGTACTACTACCCATTCGAGTCGGGCATGAAAGCGAGCAGCGCCGAAGTGTACGAGAACGAAATTCCGGGTGGCCAGTATTCGAACCTGAAACCGCAGGCCATTGCGACTGGTCTGGGCGATAAGTTCGAAACGCTGAAGAAAAACTATTCGGTAGCCAACCAGCTCTTCGGCGATATTGTGAAAGTGACCCCATCGTCGAAAGTAGTGGGTGACATGGCCATTTTTATGACGGCTAATAACCTGACAGCTAAGGATGTGATTGATCGGGGAGAATCGCTGTCGTTCCCCGAGTCGGTAAAAGAATTAATGAAAGGGATTCTGGGGCAACCGGTAGGTGGTTTCCCGGAAGATATTCAACGGGTAGTGCTCAAAGGTGAAACGCCCATCACCGACCGCCCGAACAGCCACCTGAAACCCATCGACTTCGATGCTGATTTCAAAGCCTTTCAGGCGAAGTACCCGCTCAATGATGGCTTCGTAGATTATCTGTCGTACCAGATGTATCCGAAGGTTTATGATGAATACTACAAGGCCAACGAGCAATACGGCAACGTTAGCATCATTCCAACGCCCGCTTTCTTCTATGGCCTGAAGGAGAATGAAGAGATCCTGATCAATATTGAAGAAGGTAAAAACATTCTGGTTCGACTACTTTTCAAATCGGAACCCGATGAATTTGGTATGCGGACGATCACCTTCGAACTGAACGGACAGAGCCGTCAGGTGAAGGTACGGGATAAAGCCTCGAAAGTCGAAAAACAGCAACACGCTAAAGTCGCTAACGCAGGTGATGTAGGGGCTCCGTTACAGGGTCGCCTGACAAGGATTCTGGTTAAACCGGGTGATGTGGTGAAGAAAAACCAACCTCTGTTTGTCATTGAAGCCATGAAGATGGAAAGTATTGTAGCAGCTTCGAAAGAAGGAACAATTGCAACGATCAAACTTAAAGAAGGCGCGGTTGTTGAACAGGACGACTGTATATTGGAAATGGCTTAA
- the lgt gene encoding prolipoprotein diacylglyceryl transferase produces MLHYIIWNVDPEIFRIGSWPVRWYGLLFATGFLLGMQLMTHIFRTEQKPLADTDSLLMTMVLGTVLGARIGHFLFYEPAMFINDPLGIITPPYGGLASHGAIIGILLGLWIYSRRAASQATGQSFLWVIDRISIVAALGGAFIRFGNLMNSEIFGKPTTVPWAFVFVRDHEFSQVPRHPTQLYESLSCLILAIGLYWFWRTYRNQAVPGTMAGIFLIWVFSLRFVWEFFKENQVAFEDSMSFNMGQLLSIPAILLGLILLLRNFIRPASLIPVALVIQSSSLCYQCDYQSALPASSKPNSERCKNTLSDKALPGSRPVQEYIARAPKQLSTVSSFT; encoded by the coding sequence ATGCTCCATTACATCATCTGGAATGTTGATCCCGAAATCTTCCGCATTGGCTCCTGGCCGGTGCGATGGTACGGTTTGTTATTCGCCACTGGGTTTCTGTTGGGTATGCAGCTTATGACCCACATCTTCAGAACTGAACAAAAGCCCTTAGCCGACACGGATTCACTTCTGATGACAATGGTACTGGGCACCGTGCTGGGCGCTCGGATCGGTCATTTTCTATTTTACGAGCCAGCTATGTTTATTAATGACCCACTAGGCATTATTACCCCTCCTTATGGTGGCTTAGCTAGTCATGGAGCCATTATCGGTATCCTCCTGGGCTTATGGATCTACTCCCGTCGAGCAGCCAGTCAGGCAACCGGGCAAAGTTTTCTCTGGGTCATCGACCGTATTAGCATTGTAGCCGCGCTGGGTGGGGCCTTTATTCGGTTCGGCAATCTCATGAATTCCGAAATTTTCGGTAAGCCAACTACGGTCCCCTGGGCTTTTGTTTTTGTAAGAGATCATGAGTTTAGTCAGGTACCTCGTCATCCCACTCAACTCTACGAATCGTTATCCTGTCTGATTTTAGCCATTGGGCTTTACTGGTTTTGGCGAACATATCGCAACCAGGCCGTACCGGGCACTATGGCAGGTATCTTTTTGATTTGGGTATTTAGCCTGCGCTTCGTCTGGGAATTTTTCAAAGAAAATCAGGTCGCTTTTGAAGACAGCATGAGCTTTAATATGGGGCAACTCTTAAGTATACCCGCCATTTTACTCGGCTTGATTCTTCTTTTACGAAACTTTATCCGACCTGCTTCCCTCATTCCGGTTGCCCTGGTTATTCAATCGTCAAGTCTTTGTTACCAATGCGATTATCAGTCGGCCTTGCCAGCCTCCAGCAAACCCAACTCGGAACGCTGTAAAAACACCCTTTCTGACAAGGCCCTTCCCGGAAGCCGACCTGTTCAGGAGTACATAGCGAGAGCCCCAAAGCAGCTTTCTACAGTAAGTTCATTTACATAA
- a CDS encoding DUF3467 domain-containing protein gives MATQQQNPNSEGAIDVELSEEIAEGVYANLAMIAHSNSEFILDFIRLMPGVPKAKVKARIILTPEHAKRLLDALRENISRYEEAYGGINQPTDSFRFPSGGFGGPVGQA, from the coding sequence ATGGCTACACAGCAGCAAAACCCAAATTCAGAAGGTGCAATAGACGTTGAATTGAGTGAAGAAATTGCCGAAGGCGTCTATGCCAATCTGGCAATGATTGCGCATTCGAACAGTGAGTTTATTCTTGATTTTATTCGCCTGATGCCGGGTGTACCCAAAGCAAAAGTCAAAGCCCGCATCATCCTGACCCCCGAGCACGCCAAACGATTATTGGATGCGTTGCGTGAAAACATTAGTCGGTACGAAGAGGCCTATGGCGGCATCAATCAGCCTACCGACTCGTTTCGGTTTCCTTCCGGTGGTTTTGGTGGCCCTGTAGGCCAGGCATAA
- a CDS encoding TonB-dependent receptor translates to MSWCFLATYCVYAQTSTVVSGRVVRASNGEPLVGASIFVKGTTRGTITNEFGYFQINISRPVELVGRFIGFQDFTQVVIPNEGRQATVNFRLVSNDMQLRDAVVSANRVEEYLQKVPVAASVVSQRDIERRSMYNTLETLNNVPNLITDSWLSSQVSFSIRGLSTVFDNVGFESTVALYIDDAYFSRSFAFNSTLMDIERVEVLRGPQGTLFGKNTVGGVIHIVSEKPEFANNGQVELTYGNYNFFQARAKINRELIKNKLALRLTGAYTRRDGYILDQVPAIQNVNKTNFYGLRGSLLYTPNPNTTITLRGYYGKDGDAENTFVYASKPDYNPVGISADEGMTTQQSVPNTFERQQYGTVAKGEFKVGRNTITSITAFNKSADTYFGDNDVSAANVSLWGRTQKLQNVSQEVRIHSPRDERFSYIGGLYFLNEQISALDTFSLQKDFVPVAEAILGTPVPNGDLFTNEGYTTNSTIHSRSLAAFASGSYELSKSLRLNIGLRYTSERRRLSYWQQVHNQYENGQPFDLIGLYAVNVGSSSTPVERNADNNVLSYDLGLDYRFTPFMMGYAKFVRGFKGAGFNTSVTTDPGGTGLVFKPEFVNNYELGFKSKFSDRTRFNAALFYTDYINKQELLDQGTRVRVANAPKTQGWGVETEFSGMLKNFRFDISTGYLHFRYIDFPFGTDENGNAVNYAGNHLLKAPDFTVSVAPEYTLPITDQLRVFLGMNINYTGKAFNDISNATIIARQAATIVNGRLSLAPRNGKWSIALWGKNLTNKTFIQHGWEYDWGNQIAWSRPRYFGIELYLNFL, encoded by the coding sequence ATGAGCTGGTGCTTTCTGGCTACCTACTGCGTTTATGCACAAACGTCAACAGTTGTATCGGGCCGGGTGGTACGAGCTTCGAACGGAGAGCCCCTGGTTGGAGCTTCCATCTTTGTCAAGGGAACTACCCGAGGCACCATTACCAATGAATTTGGCTATTTCCAGATTAACATTAGCCGCCCGGTTGAGCTGGTTGGGCGGTTTATTGGCTTCCAGGATTTTACACAGGTCGTGATTCCGAACGAAGGTCGTCAGGCTACCGTCAATTTTCGATTGGTGAGTAACGATATGCAACTGCGCGACGCTGTTGTAAGCGCCAATCGAGTAGAGGAATATTTGCAGAAAGTGCCCGTTGCCGCTTCGGTGGTTTCGCAGCGCGACATCGAACGGCGGAGTATGTACAACACGCTGGAAACACTCAACAATGTTCCCAATCTGATTACCGATTCCTGGCTTAGTTCGCAGGTGTCATTTTCGATTCGGGGGCTATCGACTGTTTTTGATAACGTAGGCTTTGAATCGACGGTAGCGTTGTACATTGATGATGCCTATTTCTCGCGGAGCTTTGCCTTCAACTCCACCCTGATGGATATTGAGCGGGTCGAGGTACTACGCGGGCCACAAGGAACGCTGTTCGGGAAAAATACCGTCGGCGGAGTGATTCATATTGTATCGGAGAAGCCCGAATTTGCCAACAATGGGCAGGTAGAGTTGACCTACGGTAATTACAATTTCTTTCAGGCGCGGGCAAAAATTAATCGGGAACTTATCAAAAATAAACTGGCTCTTCGACTGACCGGGGCCTACACCCGTCGCGATGGGTATATTTTGGATCAAGTGCCGGCTATTCAGAATGTTAACAAAACCAACTTTTACGGATTACGGGGTTCATTACTCTATACACCTAACCCAAATACAACCATCACGCTGAGAGGGTATTATGGAAAAGATGGCGACGCCGAAAATACGTTCGTCTATGCCAGCAAACCCGACTATAATCCCGTTGGTATTTCGGCGGATGAAGGCATGACAACTCAACAAAGTGTTCCGAATACCTTTGAGCGTCAGCAATACGGAACTGTGGCAAAAGGAGAGTTTAAGGTTGGCCGCAATACAATCACCTCTATCACTGCATTCAATAAATCGGCGGATACGTACTTTGGTGACAACGATGTATCGGCGGCCAATGTATCGCTTTGGGGGCGCACCCAAAAACTACAAAACGTTAGTCAGGAAGTGCGGATTCATTCGCCCCGCGATGAGCGATTTTCTTATATCGGCGGCCTGTATTTTCTGAATGAACAGATCAGTGCCCTTGATACGTTTTCGCTTCAGAAAGACTTTGTGCCCGTTGCGGAGGCTATTCTAGGTACACCCGTTCCGAATGGTGATTTGTTTACAAACGAAGGCTATACAACCAACAGTACAATTCATTCGCGTAGCCTGGCCGCTTTTGCTTCGGGAAGCTACGAACTATCCAAATCACTGCGACTGAACATTGGTCTGCGGTATACATCAGAACGACGTCGGTTATCATACTGGCAACAGGTTCATAATCAGTATGAAAATGGCCAGCCCTTTGATTTAATTGGTTTATATGCTGTCAATGTTGGCAGTTCTTCTACTCCCGTCGAGCGAAACGCCGATAATAACGTACTCTCGTATGATTTGGGGCTTGATTATCGGTTTACACCCTTTATGATGGGGTACGCCAAGTTTGTTCGGGGGTTTAAAGGGGCTGGTTTTAATACATCGGTCACGACGGATCCAGGCGGAACGGGGCTTGTCTTCAAACCCGAATTTGTCAATAACTACGAGCTAGGCTTTAAATCGAAGTTCAGCGACCGTACTCGTTTTAACGCGGCTTTGTTTTATACCGATTACATCAACAAGCAGGAATTGCTCGATCAGGGTACGCGTGTTCGGGTAGCCAACGCGCCGAAAACGCAGGGTTGGGGTGTGGAAACAGAGTTTTCGGGGATGCTGAAAAACTTCCGGTTCGATATATCGACTGGGTATCTGCATTTCCGGTACATCGATTTCCCGTTCGGAACAGATGAAAACGGTAATGCGGTGAACTACGCCGGTAATCACCTGCTGAAAGCGCCAGACTTTACCGTCTCCGTTGCCCCAGAATATACCCTGCCCATCACCGATCAGCTGCGGGTATTTCTGGGAATGAACATTAACTACACAGGCAAAGCGTTCAATGACATTTCGAATGCTACTATTATCGCCCGTCAGGCGGCTACGATTGTCAACGGGCGATTATCGCTGGCACCCCGTAATGGAAAATGGAGCATTGCGCTTTGGGGCAAGAACCTGACTAACAAAACGTTTATTCAGCACGGTTGGGAGTACGACTGGGGTAACCAGATAGCCTGGAGCCGTCCGCGTTATTTCGGTATTGAGTTGTATCTGAATTTTTTGTGA
- a CDS encoding DUF1345 domain-containing protein → MLERLLNYIIHFKPHQRFLAGLSAAVLASFIVPDTFNFPARCTVAWVAYALTHLLIMWIIILNVHPRELPKISRSEDSNRTFFLILVIVAAIASLVAIVALLNSADENLPASLKPYYMSLVLVAVASSWCLVHTVFVFRYAHLYYGNGLEKGKRPKGLEFPNESEPDYLDFAYFSFVIGMTSQVSDVAISSKIMRRTALAHGVLSFGFNAIIIALTISGISK, encoded by the coding sequence ATGCTTGAGCGGTTACTGAATTACATTATTCATTTTAAGCCCCATCAGCGGTTCCTGGCTGGATTATCGGCTGCTGTGCTGGCTAGTTTTATCGTACCCGATACATTTAATTTTCCTGCCCGCTGTACGGTTGCCTGGGTAGCCTACGCTCTGACACACCTGCTGATCATGTGGATAATCATCCTAAACGTACACCCGCGTGAACTGCCTAAAATCTCGCGCAGCGAAGACTCTAACCGGACCTTTTTTCTAATCCTGGTAATTGTAGCGGCCATAGCCAGTTTAGTTGCCATCGTAGCCCTTCTAAACTCGGCCGATGAAAATCTGCCAGCCAGCCTTAAACCGTATTATATGTCGCTGGTTCTGGTAGCAGTTGCCAGTTCGTGGTGCCTGGTGCATACCGTGTTTGTATTTCGATATGCCCATCTGTATTACGGCAATGGCCTGGAGAAAGGCAAACGACCGAAAGGCCTGGAGTTTCCCAATGAATCAGAACCTGATTACCTGGATTTTGCGTACTTCTCGTTTGTGATTGGTATGACCAGTCAGGTGTCCGACGTGGCGATCAGTTCTAAAATCATGCGTCGCACGGCCCTGGCGCATGGTGTACTGTCGTTTGGCTTCAACGCCATTATCATTGCCCTGACTATCAGCGGTATTTCTAAATAA
- a CDS encoding ferritin-like domain-containing protein, which yields MNFLKLIADIEQADPEFGDRYSFHSRRNLLKFSSKLIAAGIPAIVAGTLNKALAQSTTPSQTAIDIANYALTLEYLEDEFYRMGLAAQGLVPTEDQRVISQISKHETAHVNLLKAALGTLAIAKPTFKYPTGTFTSYPTFLATARALEDTGVQAYKGQAAALVNDKAILKVALQIHSVEARHAAEIRRILGLKSWVSDTTQTTFTQGGVNLKTLPNVSGISDDNLRGAFDEPLTKAQVLAIAAPFLG from the coding sequence ATGAACTTCTTAAAATTAATCGCTGACATCGAACAGGCTGATCCCGAATTCGGCGACCGCTATAGCTTCCATTCGCGCAGAAACTTACTCAAATTCAGTTCAAAGCTGATTGCTGCGGGTATTCCAGCTATCGTAGCAGGTACCCTTAATAAAGCACTAGCTCAATCGACGACACCCTCACAGACCGCTATCGACATAGCCAATTACGCGCTGACACTGGAATATCTGGAAGACGAGTTTTACCGGATGGGCCTGGCAGCACAGGGGCTGGTTCCAACAGAAGATCAACGGGTAATCTCCCAGATAAGCAAACATGAGACAGCTCACGTTAATCTGCTGAAAGCGGCTTTGGGTACATTGGCTATAGCCAAACCCACATTCAAATACCCAACCGGGACGTTTACGAGCTATCCAACCTTTCTGGCAACCGCCCGGGCGCTGGAAGATACGGGCGTACAGGCCTATAAAGGTCAGGCAGCCGCCCTGGTCAACGACAAGGCCATTCTGAAAGTAGCCTTACAGATTCACTCGGTCGAAGCCCGCCATGCCGCCGAAATCCGGCGAATTCTGGGGCTTAAAAGCTGGGTATCCGACACAACCCAAACGACATTTACACAAGGCGGTGTTAATCTGAAAACGCTTCCGAACGTATCCGGCATTTCGGACGATAACCTTCGGGGAGCGTTTGACGAACCGCTAACGAAAGCACAGGTACTGGCTATTGCAGCGCCATTTCTTGGCTAA
- a CDS encoding coiled-coil domain-containing protein translates to MIYKRLLSSFCFILISLFVNAQSPAVTTKLPPDKLLEKKIAGLTQQNTLLKTRLQQSTLDNQRLQTQILSLQQTIQRRNDSIAQQQATIDGLRAKMSQLTAQNNQLQNDLSQRTTELATARNRITQLEYDRKVLTDNRIIRIYNFSADDVRKQFIRNLSAPESGFQYDDDLIDDEIQITRNFGDQAEAWWVFDKTLDTILELKIRIKPHLYDPQKALVFGETKLLQKTRYSNKPFDEQHDREKINLYREKTLRMLEGKLSGTSEK, encoded by the coding sequence ATGATTTATAAACGTTTACTTTCCTCTTTTTGCTTTATCCTAATTAGCCTGTTTGTAAATGCTCAGAGCCCTGCCGTAACGACGAAGCTACCTCCAGATAAACTCCTTGAGAAAAAAATAGCGGGGCTTACCCAGCAAAATACCCTCCTGAAAACACGGCTGCAACAATCAACTCTCGACAATCAACGATTGCAGACACAAATCTTGAGTCTGCAGCAGACAATTCAACGGCGCAACGACAGTATTGCTCAACAACAGGCAACGATTGACGGTTTACGGGCGAAAATGAGCCAACTGACCGCGCAAAATAATCAGTTACAGAACGATCTCTCCCAGCGAACAACCGAACTAGCGACTGCTCGTAACCGGATCACTCAGCTAGAGTACGATCGGAAAGTCCTGACTGACAATCGCATTATTCGGATTTACAATTTTTCGGCGGATGATGTCCGTAAACAGTTCATCCGCAATCTGTCGGCCCCTGAATCAGGCTTTCAGTACGACGATGATCTGATTGATGACGAAATTCAGATAACCCGCAATTTCGGCGATCAGGCCGAAGCCTGGTGGGTGTTCGATAAAACGCTGGATACCATTCTGGAACTCAAAATCCGTATTAAGCCCCATCTCTACGACCCGCAGAAAGCGTTGGTTTTTGGCGAAACTAAACTGCTGCAAAAGACACGCTACAGCAACAAGCCTTTCGATGAGCAACACGACCGGGAAAAAATCAACCTGTACCGTGAAAAGACACTCCGTATGCTCGAAGGCAAACTAAGCGGCACGTCTGAAAAATAA